The following coding sequences lie in one Metallumcola ferriviriculae genomic window:
- a CDS encoding shikimate kinase, with the protein MIIMLFGISNVGKTVTGGKLAERLKYSFFDLDEEIKRKFQITLEKFMQDYPYSYERHKIKGKILKDLVNKYKDNMVIAVSPIYYARNFNSLLDLEQVIAIELQDSEEHIFERMVFSDENDNIYKDDAYKEAHKDYYIRDIHEDIVYAKRVFKKVDNKYFIDNRSVDQVVDELIVVIHNITVNKCG; encoded by the coding sequence ATGATAATTATGCTTTTTGGTATATCTAATGTAGGAAAGACTGTAACGGGTGGGAAGCTTGCTGAAAGGTTGAAATATTCTTTTTTTGATTTGGATGAAGAGATAAAAAGAAAATTTCAAATAACCTTGGAAAAATTTATGCAAGATTACCCATATTCATATGAGAGACATAAAATAAAGGGTAAGATTTTAAAGGATTTAGTTAATAAATATAAAGATAATATGGTTATTGCAGTAAGTCCAATTTATTATGCAAGGAATTTTAACTCACTTTTAGATTTGGAACAGGTAATTGCAATTGAATTGCAGGATTCAGAGGAACATATTTTTGAGAGAATGGTTTTTTCTGACGAGAATGATAATATTTATAAGGATGATGCATATAAGGAAGCGCATAAAGATTATTATATTAGAGATATACATGAAGATATTGTATATGCAAAAAGGGTTTTTAAAAAAGTAGACAATAAGTATTTCATAGATAATCGCTCCGTAGATCAAGTTGTAGATGAGTTGATTGTTGTAATTCATAATATAACTGTAAATAAATGCGGATAA
- a CDS encoding plasmid pRiA4b ORF-3 family protein, whose product MQIALTKKLADTIGVKPPAIDETINPLFSWTANWTKVWDNRRTEDMIVLVNNATRFTVAIYQVKRKDLKNLEVMMKTAIFNTLLFMNVNLEIVKEYMRLAGEVELTQNRGRQSAAWVSKAGIECSFYVGREYNGIEKMFCDTVGVPTNYRHVNISTNRDEGFVPYRAMVNALIELTGMLAYKYRAFELLVSLNLEVYKAVRRIIVPADLEFARLHKVLQSVFGWKNYHLYDFTIFDGNKRLPVARIVPFEDDLEYDEHAILMKGHTLAEFLPEHKHMLYTYDMGDNWEHEIQLVQVIEEHDKESPYLLEASGQTPPEDVGGVGGYVNFREIMLNPDNSEYKEMKEWARFWEPELSDWEKRPRIIHL is encoded by the coding sequence ATGCAAATTGCACTGACGAAAAAGTTAGCGGATACCATAGGAGTGAAGCCTCCTGCCATTGATGAAACAATCAATCCACTGTTTTCATGGACAGCAAACTGGACAAAGGTATGGGATAATCGAAGAACAGAGGACATGATTGTTTTGGTGAACAACGCTACACGCTTCACGGTAGCCATTTACCAAGTCAAACGGAAAGACCTCAAAAATCTGGAAGTGATGATGAAAACGGCCATTTTCAACACGTTATTGTTCATGAATGTTAATCTGGAGATAGTCAAAGAATATATGCGATTAGCGGGTGAAGTTGAGTTAACGCAAAATCGCGGTAGACAATCGGCAGCATGGGTATCAAAAGCGGGAATTGAGTGCAGTTTTTATGTTGGAAGAGAATACAACGGCATTGAAAAAATGTTTTGTGACACTGTAGGAGTCCCCACAAATTACCGACATGTCAATATTTCCACGAATAGAGATGAGGGGTTTGTTCCTTACCGGGCAATGGTTAATGCGTTAATTGAGCTTACAGGAATGCTAGCTTACAAATACCGTGCCTTTGAATTGTTGGTTTCACTTAATTTGGAAGTTTACAAGGCAGTGCGGAGGATTATTGTACCCGCAGACTTGGAATTTGCACGGTTACACAAAGTACTGCAATCCGTGTTTGGATGGAAAAACTACCACCTATATGACTTTACCATCTTTGACGGCAACAAGCGTTTACCGGTTGCCCGAATTGTTCCCTTTGAGGATGACCTGGAGTACGATGAACACGCTATTTTAATGAAAGGGCATACATTAGCGGAGTTTTTGCCGGAGCACAAGCATATGCTCTACACCTATGATATGGGCGATAACTGGGAACATGAAATCCAGCTTGTGCAAGTGATTGAGGAGCACGACAAGGAATCACCCTATTTACTGGAAGCAAGTGGACAAACACCACCGGAGGATGTGGGCGGTGTAGGAGGATATGTGAATTTCCGTGAAATCATGCTCAATCCAGATAATTCGGAATATAAGGAAATGAAGGAATGGGCAAGGTTTTGGGAACCAGAGCTTAGTGATTGGGAAAAACGTCCAAGGATTATCCATCTTTGA
- a CDS encoding HEPN domain-containing protein, translating into MLAETKEWFSQAKYDYETAEAMYSSQRHIYTVFMCHLALEKALKGLIAERSKTVPPKIHNLLKLTKLSKAELDEKHREFISILNTAAINTRYPEMLQKAVEKYPRHVAAEYLAKTKEVLLCLQKLLD; encoded by the coding sequence ATGCTAGCAGAGACTAAAGAGTGGTTTTCACAAGCTAAATATGATTACGAGACTGCTGAGGCTATGTATAGTAGCCAAAGACATATTTATACGGTATTCATGTGCCACCTGGCGCTGGAAAAGGCGCTGAAAGGACTAATTGCAGAGCGCAGCAAAACCGTCCCACCCAAAATCCATAATCTCTTGAAATTAACTAAGCTTTCAAAGGCAGAACTAGATGAGAAACATCGTGAATTTATTTCAATATTAAATACTGCAGCAATTAACACCCGATACCCCGAAATGCTTCAAAAGGCTGTTGAGAAATACCCTCGCCATGTAGCTGCGGAATACCTCGCTAAGACAAAGGAAGTGCTACTATGTCTACAGAAGCTGCTAGACTAG
- a CDS encoding nucleotidyltransferase domain-containing protein has translation MSTEAARLDKIISDYIEAIKQQGIKIEKYYLFGSHARGTADENSDIDLIVISSDFSQMPDWERWEILGKAVAKIMEPIEPLAFTPKEIETCIQRESNFIRHILNQPDTKLVQLSV, from the coding sequence ATGTCTACAGAAGCTGCTAGACTAGATAAGATTATTTCGGATTATATCGAAGCCATCAAGCAGCAAGGTATTAAAATAGAAAAGTACTACCTGTTTGGTTCCCATGCACGTGGTACTGCCGACGAAAATAGCGATATTGACTTAATTGTAATCTCCAGCGATTTTTCGCAAATGCCCGACTGGGAAAGATGGGAGATACTAGGCAAGGCAGTAGCAAAAATAATGGAACCTATCGAACCTCTTGCCTTTACACCGAAAGAAATTGAAACATGTATCCAACGCGAAAGCAATTTCATTCGACATATACTTAACCAACCCGATACAAAACTTGTTCAGTTATCAGTATAA